The region ACAGCTCCGCTTTCGTACCGCCCTGATTGATTACCGGCTTCACGGTATCGGTAATAAACGCCAGTTTGCCATCAATAGCGATAGCGGCACTTAACAGAATCCGCGCATTCGGCTGAATATCGGCCGGGTTAAACGGCAGCACAAACTGGAACGGCGCCTGTTTCCCTTCAGTACGCACCACATGCTGCGCCAGAACTTTCGATGGTGCATCGGCCAGTGAAGCGTCGGACAGCGTCACGGTTAACACTGCATCCGGCGGCAACGCAATACGCTGACGAATGTACACCGAACCACTAACATTAGGCTGCGTAATCGCGGCCTGCTGCCCCGCAACGGCCGAGCCCAGCGTTGGGGTGGCTACCGGCTTACTGTGATCGGCACAGCCAGCCAATGCTGCCGCCAGCGTCACACCGCTAATAACATGCCAGAGTTTCATCGATGTCGTCTCCTTATGAACACTATGATTGTCGGCGGACAATTTATTGGGTAGCTTTTCAACCGCCGAATGCCATTAATTCTGGCACAAAAAACCGGATTGCGCCCAAAAGCACTGCCAGCTCGCTGAAATCACGGCAAAATCATTGACGGAAACTGGTCGGATCTTTCACACTGACGCGATTGCCCCCCTGAGGAATCTGCTATGAGCCAGGCACTGCAAAACCTGCTTAATTTACTCGATCTCGAAAAACTCGAAGAAGGCCTGTTTCGCGGCCAAAGTGAAGATCTCGGCCTGCGCCAGGTATTTGGCGGCCAGGTCGTCGGTCAGGCGTTATACGCAGCAAAACAAACCGTGCCGGAAGAGCGCATCATCCACTCTTTTCACAGCTACTTCCTGCGCCCTGGTGATAGCGAAAAAGCCATCATCTATGATGTCGAAACTCTGCGCGACGGCAAAAGTTTTAGCGCGCGTCGCGTCAGCGCGGTGCAAAACGGACAGCCGATCTTCTATATGACCGCCTCGTTCCAGGCGCCGGAAAGCGGATTTGAGCACCAGAACAGCATGCCGCCGGTGCCAGGCCCGGACAATCTCCCCTCAGAGCAGGATCTGGCGCAAAAACTGGCGGCCCATTTACCGCTCAAACTCAAAGAAAAGTTTCTCGCTGAACGTCCGCTGGATATCCGGCCGGTGCAAATCCATAACCCGCTCAAGGGCCGTGTCGATGAGCCGATGCGCCAGGTGTGGATTCGTGCCAACGGCAAACTGCCGGACGATCGCCGTATCCACCAATACCTGCTGGGTTACGCCTCGGATCTCAACTTCCTGCCTGTGGCGCTACAGCCGCACGGGAAAGGCTTTTTGGAGCCTGACATGCAGGTGGCGACGATTGACCACTCCATGTGGTTCCACCGCCCGTTCGACCTCTCAGAGTGGTTGCTGTACAGCGTGGTGAGCACCTCAGCTTCAGGCGCACGTGGGTTTGTACGTGGGGAGTTCTACACGCAGGATGGGACACTGGTCGCGACCACGGTTCAGGAAGGCGTCATGCGCCAGCGCGACGCATAAAAAAAGGGGCGATATTATCGCCCCCTCGTCTTTTTATAATTTTAGCGCACTGCTCTTCTACCGCTCATTTCTTACTGGTTGTAAGCGTTCTCGCCGTGGCTGTTCACATCCAGACCTTCACGTTCCTGATCTTCTGGAACACGCAGGCCAACGATCATATCCGCCAGTTTGAAGCCGATGAAGG is a window of Pantoea rwandensis DNA encoding:
- a CDS encoding YbaY family lipoprotein codes for the protein MKLWHVISGVTLAAALAGCADHSKPVATPTLGSAVAGQQAAITQPNVSGSVYIRQRIALPPDAVLTVTLSDASLADAPSKVLAQHVVRTEGKQAPFQFVLPFNPADIQPNARILLSAAIAIDGKLAFITDTVKPVINQGGTKAELLLVPVTNMVMQTTPGAATTVPSTSPTQVVPSASVPAPTSM
- the tesB gene encoding acyl-CoA thioesterase II, with protein sequence MSQALQNLLNLLDLEKLEEGLFRGQSEDLGLRQVFGGQVVGQALYAAKQTVPEERIIHSFHSYFLRPGDSEKAIIYDVETLRDGKSFSARRVSAVQNGQPIFYMTASFQAPESGFEHQNSMPPVPGPDNLPSEQDLAQKLAAHLPLKLKEKFLAERPLDIRPVQIHNPLKGRVDEPMRQVWIRANGKLPDDRRIHQYLLGYASDLNFLPVALQPHGKGFLEPDMQVATIDHSMWFHRPFDLSEWLLYSVVSTSASGARGFVRGEFYTQDGTLVATTVQEGVMRQRDA